One genomic region from Mycobacterium basiliense encodes:
- a CDS encoding polyamine aminopropyltransferase, which translates to MTTTDPSPPAAEAIPSEPPRRWRALLLAAVAACAACGIVYELALLTLSTSLNGGGIVATSLIVAGYIAALGAGALVIKPLLAHAAITFIAVEALLGIIGGLSATALYVAFAFVDGSTWVLALGTALIGGLVGAEVPLLMTLLQRGRVAGPTDTGRTLANLNAADYLGALVGGLVWPFVLLPHLGMIRGAAVTGMVNLVAAAIVSLFLLRHVGSTRQLVTALGALAAALMLLVTLLLRAREIETTSRQQLYADPIIAYRHSVYQEIVVTRRGNDMRLYLDGGLQFSTRDEYRYTETLVYPGLRDGARSVLVLGGGDGLAARELLRLPGVQTITQVELDPAVIELARTTMRDANRGALDHPRVHVVIDDAMRWLRAAQIPSGGFDAVIVDLPDPDTPALGRLYSTEFYALAGRALAPDGLMVVQAGSPFSTPTAFWRTISTIRSAGYAVTPYHVHVPTFGDWGFVLARHGDIAPKPAVPRSAPALRFLNQQVLDAAAVFSDDVAPRQLEPSTLENPRIVDDMRHGYD; encoded by the coding sequence ATGACCACCACCGATCCGTCACCGCCGGCCGCCGAGGCAATCCCGTCCGAGCCCCCGAGACGGTGGCGTGCGCTGCTGCTTGCCGCCGTCGCGGCGTGTGCGGCGTGCGGCATCGTCTACGAACTCGCGCTGTTAACGCTCTCTACCAGCCTCAACGGTGGTGGCATCGTCGCCACCTCGTTAATCGTCGCGGGCTACATCGCTGCCCTGGGCGCCGGCGCCCTGGTGATAAAACCGCTGTTGGCGCACGCGGCCATCACCTTCATCGCGGTCGAGGCGTTGCTGGGCATCATTGGTGGACTTTCGGCGACCGCCTTGTACGTGGCGTTTGCCTTTGTCGATGGGTCAACGTGGGTGCTGGCCCTCGGCACGGCACTGATCGGTGGACTGGTCGGTGCCGAGGTGCCGCTGCTGATGACACTGCTGCAACGCGGCCGGGTGGCCGGCCCCACCGACACCGGCCGCACGCTGGCCAACCTGAACGCCGCGGACTATCTGGGGGCGTTGGTCGGCGGGCTGGTCTGGCCGTTCGTCTTGCTTCCCCACCTGGGCATGATCCGCGGCGCCGCGGTCACCGGGATGGTGAACCTGGTGGCGGCGGCGATCGTGTCGCTCTTCCTACTGCGTCACGTGGGCTCCACCCGCCAACTGGTCACCGCGCTGGGCGCACTTGCCGCGGCGCTGATGTTGCTGGTCACGCTGCTACTCCGGGCACGCGAAATCGAAACCACCAGCCGCCAACAGCTCTACGCCGACCCGATCATCGCCTACCGACACTCGGTCTATCAGGAAATCGTGGTCACCCGCCGCGGCAACGACATGCGCCTCTACCTGGATGGGGGTTTGCAGTTTTCCACCCGCGACGAGTACCGCTACACCGAAACCCTGGTCTATCCCGGGTTGCGTGACGGCGCCCGCTCGGTGCTGGTCCTGGGCGGCGGCGACGGCCTGGCGGCGCGCGAACTGCTTCGGCTACCCGGCGTGCAGACGATCACGCAGGTCGAGCTGGATCCCGCGGTCATCGAGCTGGCCCGCACCACCATGCGCGACGCCAACCGCGGTGCGCTGGACCACCCCCGGGTGCACGTCGTGATCGACGACGCGATGCGCTGGCTGCGCGCGGCTCAGATCCCCTCGGGCGGCTTCGACGCGGTGATCGTCGACCTGCCCGATCCCGACACACCCGCGTTGGGCCGGCTTTATTCCACCGAGTTCTACGCGCTGGCCGGGCGCGCGCTTGCCCCCGACGGGCTGATGGTCGTGCAGGCCGGCAGCCCCTTTTCCACCCCCACGGCGTTCTGGCGCACCATCTCCACGATCCGGTCCGCCGGCTACGCGGTCACCCCCTACCACGTGCATGTGCCCACGTTCGGCGACTGGGGGTTCGTCTTGGCGCGCCACGGCGACATCGCACCGAAACCCGCGGTGCCCCGGTCTGCCCCCGCCTTGCGCTTCCTGAACCAGCAGGTGTTGGATGCCGCCGCCGTGTTCTCCGATGACGTGGCGCCGCGCCAGCTCGAGCCCTCAACCTTGGAAAATCCACGCATTGTCGACGACATGCGCCACGGCTACGACTAA
- a CDS encoding DUF350 domain-containing protein, with the protein MHQALNLAGVSFGTLSVDPLLRGVVASILYFLVAFVVLLAGFVMVNLLTPGNLRQLVFVERRPNAVVLACSMYAALALVIISAIFTSSSQLGEGLLGVALYGLVGVALQGVALVILEIAVPGRFRDHIEATQLHPAAFATAVMLLSAGGVIAAALS; encoded by the coding sequence ATGCACCAGGCCCTGAACCTAGCCGGAGTCAGTTTCGGCACGTTGAGCGTCGATCCGCTCCTACGGGGTGTGGTCGCCAGCATCCTGTACTTCCTCGTCGCGTTCGTCGTCCTGCTCGCCGGCTTCGTGATGGTCAACCTGCTGACCCCGGGAAACCTGCGGCAACTGGTGTTCGTGGAGCGTCGCCCCAACGCTGTCGTCCTGGCCTGCTCCATGTACGCCGCGCTCGCCCTCGTCATCATCAGCGCCATCTTCACCAGCTCCAGCCAGTTGGGTGAGGGACTGCTCGGGGTGGCGTTGTACGGGCTCGTCGGCGTTGCCCTGCAAGGGGTGGCGCTGGTGATTCTGGAAATTGCGGTGCCGGGTCGCTTTCGTGATCACATCGAGGCCACGCAGCTGCATCCGGCCGCGTTCGCCACGGCAGTGATGCTGCTGTCGGCGGGAGGTGTGATCGCCGCCGCGCTGTCATGA
- a CDS encoding DUF4247 domain-containing protein codes for MSRNRLFVIAGALAVAATVSLVFGITLLNRDISSYIASHYREESRDVNGTRYLCTGSAKDVANTLAKYKSPAARASYGDTEYMRYRRNIVSVGPDGTFPCVIRVENLSAGYNHGSYIFLGPGFYPGSPSGGSGGSPGGPGGSK; via the coding sequence ATGAGCCGCAACCGTTTGTTTGTGATTGCCGGCGCACTTGCGGTCGCGGCCACCGTGTCCTTGGTTTTCGGAATAACGCTGTTGAACCGCGACATCAGTTCGTATATTGCGTCCCACTATCGCGAAGAATCGCGTGACGTAAACGGAACGCGTTACCTCTGCACGGGATCGGCCAAGGACGTGGCCAACACCCTGGCCAAGTACAAGTCGCCCGCGGCGCGTGCGTCCTACGGGGACACCGAATACATGCGCTACCGACGCAACATCGTCAGCGTCGGTCCTGATGGCACCTTTCCGTGCGTCATCCGAGTCGAAAACCTCAGTGCCGGATACAACCACGGGTCCTACATTTTTCTCGGCCCCGGGTTTTATCCCGGATCTCCGTCGGGCGGTTCGGGTGGCAGTCCCGGCGGCCCGGGCGGCAGCAAGTAA
- a CDS encoding DUF2617 family protein codes for MPFHQLAVAPADVSGARLGLALNVPAPQPLASYRLHHPDGGTLLLGVLGASHLITVHRGSERFSEEVSCTARTHGGSLPAQSEAPGYRLQTGTDTHDEPAFRRLAHDLRRRCTHNDGWLGGAFPGDDAALTVLTARPEGSGWYWRTWHLYPLNPSGSGGTVVHTSSRWCP; via the coding sequence GTGCCGTTTCATCAGCTCGCCGTGGCTCCGGCTGACGTATCCGGAGCCCGGCTTGGGCTCGCGCTCAACGTGCCCGCCCCCCAGCCGCTGGCCAGCTACCGCTTGCATCACCCCGACGGTGGCACCTTGCTGCTCGGCGTGCTGGGCGCATCGCACCTCATCACCGTGCACCGCGGCAGCGAACGCTTCTCCGAGGAAGTGTCCTGTACCGCACGCACTCACGGCGGCAGTCTGCCCGCGCAGTCCGAGGCACCGGGGTATCGCTTGCAGACCGGCACCGACACGCACGACGAACCGGCCTTTCGCCGCCTCGCACACGACCTTCGCCGGCGATGTACCCACAACGACGGATGGCTGGGCGGGGCGTTTCCCGGCGATGACGCCGCGTTGACCGTGCTGACGGCCCGGCCCGAAGGCAGCGGCTGGTACTGGCGGACCTGGCATCTGTACCCGCTGAACCCTTCCGGGTCCGGAGGAACGGTGGTACACACCAGCAGCCGGTGGTGTCCATGA
- a CDS encoding DUF4178 domain-containing protein — MGSLLVVLAVALFIASIIVLVTAMKRPKTTAQPGGRQDPLSFNAMPQFGPRQLGPGAIVSYGGIDYVVRGSVTFREGPFVWWEHLLEGGDQPLWFSVEEDDGRLELAMWVKRTDLALQPSGVHVVDGVTFQEAERGSAGYTTEGTTGLPAGGDMDYVDYTAADKSALLSFERWAPEMPWEISTGKSVLTGELTVYPAPPAAT; from the coding sequence GTGGGATCACTGCTGGTCGTGCTCGCGGTGGCACTGTTCATCGCTTCGATCATCGTTCTCGTCACGGCGATGAAGCGGCCGAAGACGACAGCGCAGCCGGGCGGGCGGCAAGACCCGCTGTCGTTCAACGCAATGCCTCAGTTTGGCCCGCGCCAACTCGGTCCTGGAGCAATCGTCAGCTACGGCGGCATCGACTACGTGGTCCGCGGGTCGGTTACCTTCCGAGAAGGCCCTTTCGTGTGGTGGGAGCACCTGCTCGAGGGGGGCGACCAGCCGCTGTGGTTCAGCGTCGAAGAAGACGACGGGCGACTCGAGCTGGCGATGTGGGTGAAGCGCACGGACCTCGCATTGCAGCCCAGCGGCGTACACGTGGTCGACGGGGTGACGTTCCAGGAAGCGGAGCGCGGCAGCGCCGGCTACACCACCGAAGGAACGACGGGTCTGCCGGCCGGCGGGGACATGGACTACGTCGACTACACGGCGGCCGACAAGTCCGCGCTGCTGTCGTTCGAGCGATGGGCGCCGGAGATGCCCTGGGAGATATCGACCGGTAAGTCGGTGTTGACCGGCGAACTTACCGTTTACCCCGCGCCGCCGGCGGCTACCTAG
- a CDS encoding phospholipase C — translation MGSNSVDGLSRREFLAKATALSAAACQLNWAGPVIEKAYAAGPCSGHLTDIEHVVLIMQENRSFDHYFGTLSGIDGFDTASPLFQQRGWNPQTQALDPAGITIPYRFDTTRGPLLNGECVNDPDHQWIAQHLSWNNGANDNWLPARAGTAPQANIGVVMGYYQRDDLPIHYLLADTFTVCDNYHCSLIGGTLPNRLYWVSASVDPAGAQGGPQLVNPDIPRIGRFSWTTMAENLSAGGISWKVYESKTLGRVIDSLAGYGAIMANFKQSQNPRSDLARYGIAPFYPTDFITDVMANRLPQVSWLVPNFFYSEHPAFPAAAGAIAIVDALRILLANPAVWEKTALIVSYDENGGFFDHVVPPTAPPGTPGEYVTVPDINAVAGSGGIRGPIGLGFRVPCLVISPYSRGPLMVHDTFDHTSQLRLLETRFGVPVPNLTAWRRSVTGDMTSTFNFAVPPNPSRPKLSHPRLTTVPKLPQCVGSLVPGYEGYARPYRVPYPQTMPTQETTPTRGIPSGIC, via the coding sequence TTGGGATCGAACTCAGTCGACGGGCTTTCGCGCCGCGAATTTCTGGCCAAGGCGACCGCGCTGAGTGCCGCTGCCTGTCAATTGAATTGGGCGGGCCCGGTGATTGAGAAAGCCTACGCTGCCGGCCCGTGCTCCGGGCACCTGACCGACATCGAGCACGTCGTGCTGATCATGCAGGAGAATCGCTCATTCGACCATTATTTCGGCACGCTGTCCGGGATCGACGGGTTCGACACCGCCTCGCCGCTATTTCAGCAAAGGGGCTGGAATCCGCAGACACAGGCGCTTGACCCTGCCGGGATCACCATCCCGTACCGCTTCGACACCACCCGAGGCCCCCTGCTCAACGGCGAATGCGTCAACGACCCCGACCATCAGTGGATCGCGCAACACCTGTCATGGAACAACGGCGCCAACGACAACTGGCTGCCGGCGCGCGCCGGAACCGCTCCGCAGGCCAACATCGGTGTGGTGATGGGCTATTACCAACGCGACGATCTGCCCATTCACTACCTGCTTGCCGACACGTTCACGGTCTGCGACAACTACCACTGCTCGCTCATCGGTGGGACCTTGCCCAACCGGCTGTATTGGGTGAGTGCGTCCGTTGACCCCGCTGGCGCCCAGGGTGGGCCCCAACTGGTTAATCCGGACATTCCCCGGATCGGCCGGTTCAGCTGGACAACCATGGCCGAGAACCTCAGCGCGGGCGGGATCAGCTGGAAGGTATACGAATCAAAAACCCTGGGGAGGGTTATCGATTCGCTCGCTGGCTACGGAGCCATCATGGCGAACTTCAAGCAGTCGCAAAACCCGAGGTCGGATTTGGCTCGCTATGGGATCGCGCCGTTTTACCCCACGGATTTCATCACCGACGTCATGGCCAACAGACTTCCTCAGGTCTCCTGGCTGGTACCGAACTTCTTCTACTCCGAACACCCCGCGTTCCCGGCGGCGGCCGGCGCCATCGCGATCGTGGACGCACTGCGGATTCTGCTGGCCAATCCCGCGGTGTGGGAAAAAACCGCGCTGATCGTCAGCTATGACGAAAATGGCGGTTTCTTTGACCACGTCGTGCCGCCGACGGCGCCCCCTGGGACGCCCGGCGAATATGTGACGGTGCCCGATATCAACGCGGTCGCCGGTTCCGGCGGCATCAGGGGTCCGATCGGCCTGGGGTTCCGCGTCCCCTGTCTGGTCATTTCTCCCTACAGCCGCGGACCGCTGATGGTGCACGACACCTTCGACCACACCTCACAGCTGCGATTACTGGAAACCCGGTTCGGCGTGCCGGTCCCCAATCTGACCGCCTGGCGCCGCAGCGTGACCGGCGATATGACGTCGACGTTCAACTTCGCCGTCCCGCCGAACCCGTCGCGACCAAAACTGAGCCACCCCAGACTGACCACCGTCCCGAAGCTGCCGCAATGTGTCGGCAGCCTGGTGCCGGGGTACGAGGGCTACGCGCGTCCCTATCGGGTGCCCTATCCGCAAACAATGCCCACCCAAGAAACCACGCCCACCCGCGGGATTCCCAGCGGCATCTGCTGA
- a CDS encoding PE family protein, which translates to MSFLAVPDFMVASAADLAGIGSLVSAANAAAAFPTTEILVAAEDEVSKAIAALFGAHAREYQELSAQASAFHSRFVQTLTGGAGAYMAAEAANVSPLATFEQDLLGLINAPTQALFGRPLIGNGADGAAGTGQAGGAGGILIGNGGNGGSGVDNLSGTTGGAGGAGGAAGLFGSGGAGGTGGSGFVSAGAGGAGGAGGLLFGNGGVGGAGGSGGFGGGSGGVGGQGGLFGSGGAGGVGGSGDDGGSGGVGGNAGWFGNAGHGGAGAAGALNGGSGGSGGAGGLLGAGGDGGAGGSGEFGGGAGGAAGNGGFLYGAGGAGGHGGVGGSFGSGGSGGDGGGSGLIGGGGVGGGGGNGAVSGGAGGAGGNAWVLGAGGVGGVGGDGGISAIGVGGDGGAGGNGGIGGLLAGNAGNGGAGGAGGNGLTGPDVAAGMRGGDGGNGGTGGAGGRATGLFAAGGNGGAGGTPGNGGGGGGGDLSVNGGAGGNGGNGGDPGAGGAGGSALLGSHGANGATVTSGGHGGDGGAGAAATAPGGEGARGGNGGDGGLVGNGGNGGRGGSGADGANGSAGAGVGAGGQDGFGGGNGGAGGIGGKGGALAGNGGGGGAGGDGGTGGEGGKGGNGQAGSDGGMGGTGGGGGQGGNGGAGGAALAASGTQGAGGDGGQGGDSGKGGSGGRGGAGNPAVNDGIGGNGGNGGNPGQAGGGGQGGSGSTAGLTGAQGAMAMDGGDGGAGGKGADGVFTSDGNGRDGGNGGDGGLVGNGGQGGNGGTGAVGGVGANGEFGSPDGAMGHNGGDGGNGGRGGRAGALHGDGGQGGAGGGGGDGGKGGDGLQGTDGIQTPLLANGKAGGQGGAGGQGGHGGNGGSGGAALAGQDGAGGAGGDGGNSGAGGNGGGGGKGADGDQTFGSTPVGNGGNGGNGGAAGAAGVHGDGGTGSSTGTDGADGIRGDGGAGGAGGNGGTGGAGSTVESRIGGDGGAGGNGGEGVNGGNGGGGGKGGNGHTVLPGSFSQGGFGGTGGNGGNGGAGVGDSAGNGAGGTGGKAGSGGNGGGGNVGGNGGDSGTGGAGGGGVSNHVAGGGGTGSGIRFGDVSSGQLGGTGGIGGDGGTGGGTRHT; encoded by the coding sequence ATGTCGTTTCTCGCGGTGCCGGACTTTATGGTGGCTTCGGCAGCGGACTTGGCGGGTATTGGGTCGCTTGTGAGTGCGGCCAATGCCGCCGCGGCATTTCCAACCACCGAGATCTTGGTTGCCGCCGAAGACGAGGTGTCCAAGGCGATTGCGGCATTGTTTGGCGCGCACGCCCGGGAATATCAGGAATTGAGTGCACAGGCGTCGGCATTTCACAGCCGGTTCGTGCAGACCTTGACCGGAGGCGCCGGCGCATATATGGCCGCGGAGGCGGCAAATGTCTCCCCCCTGGCGACGTTTGAGCAGGATCTGCTGGGTCTGATCAACGCGCCCACGCAGGCGCTCTTCGGTCGTCCGCTGATCGGCAACGGCGCTGATGGGGCCGCGGGCACCGGGCAAGCCGGTGGGGCCGGTGGGATCTTGATCGGTAACGGCGGTAATGGCGGCTCCGGCGTAGACAATCTGTCGGGTACCACCGGTGGGGCCGGCGGGGCCGGCGGAGCCGCGGGGCTGTTCGGCAGTGGTGGGGCCGGCGGGACCGGCGGGTCGGGGTTTGTCAGTGCGGGCGCCGGTGGGGCCGGCGGGGCTGGCGGGTTGCTGTTCGGCAACGGTGGGGTTGGTGGTGCCGGCGGATCGGGCGGCTTCGGTGGTGGTTCCGGAGGCGTCGGCGGCCAGGGCGGGCTGTTCGGCAGCGGCGGGGCTGGCGGGGTCGGCGGATCGGGCGATGACGGCGGGTCCGGCGGTGTCGGCGGTAACGCGGGATGGTTCGGCAATGCCGGCCACGGTGGCGCGGGCGCGGCGGGCGCCCTGAACGGCGGGTCCGGTGGGTCGGGCGGGGCGGGCGGGCTGCTCGGTGCCGGCGGAGACGGCGGGGCCGGCGGGTCTGGCGAATTCGGTGGGGGTGCCGGCGGGGCCGCCGGAAACGGTGGATTCCTGTATGGCGCCGGCGGGGCCGGCGGGCACGGGGGTGTCGGCGGGTCGTTTGGTTCCGGCGGGTCCGGCGGTGATGGCGGCGGTAGCGGGCTGATCGGCGGCGGTGGTGTCGGCGGGGGCGGTGGCAACGGCGCCGTGTCCGGCGGTGCCGGCGGTGCTGGCGGCAATGCTTGGGTGCTCGGTGCGGGCGGGGTCGGCGGTGTCGGCGGGGACGGTGGCATCAGCGCGATCGGGGTCGGTGGCGATGGTGGTGCCGGCGGAAATGGTGGCATCGGCGGCCTGTTGGCCGGCAACGCCGGCAACGGGGGCGCTGGTGGCGCCGGCGGTAACGGTCTCACCGGTCCTGACGTCGCCGCCGGGATGCGCGGCGGTGACGGTGGCAACGGTGGAACCGGTGGTGCGGGTGGGCGCGCCACTGGCCTGTTCGCTGCGGGTGGCAATGGTGGCGCGGGCGGGACGCCCGGCAATGGCGGTGGTGGTGGCGGCGGCGACCTCAGCGTCAACGGTGGCGCCGGCGGCAACGGCGGCAACGGTGGCGACCCCGGTGCCGGAGGGGCTGGCGGGTCCGCGCTCCTGGGTTCGCACGGTGCCAACGGCGCCACCGTCACTAGCGGAGGTCATGGTGGCGACGGCGGTGCCGGCGCGGCCGCCACGGCGCCGGGTGGCGAGGGTGCGCGGGGTGGCAACGGCGGCGACGGAGGGCTGGTGGGCAACGGCGGCAATGGTGGCCGCGGCGGCAGCGGCGCGGACGGCGCCAACGGTTCCGCGGGCGCTGGCGTGGGTGCCGGCGGACAGGATGGCTTCGGTGGCGGCAACGGTGGCGCGGGCGGAATCGGTGGCAAGGGCGGAGCGCTGGCCGGCAATGGCGGCGGCGGTGGCGCGGGCGGTGACGGCGGTACCGGCGGCGAGGGCGGTAAGGGTGGCAACGGGCAAGCGGGCAGCGACGGCGGGATGGGCGGTACCGGTGGTGGGGGCGGTCAAGGCGGCAACGGCGGCGCAGGCGGGGCCGCGTTGGCCGCGTCGGGCACCCAGGGCGCTGGTGGCGACGGCGGCCAGGGTGGCGACAGCGGCAAGGGCGGGAGCGGCGGCAGGGGCGGCGCCGGTAACCCCGCGGTCAACGATGGGATCGGTGGCAACGGTGGCAACGGTGGCAACCCCGGCCAGGCCGGAGGAGGTGGGCAGGGCGGCAGCGGCTCCACTGCCGGCCTGACCGGTGCGCAGGGTGCCATGGCGATGGACGGCGGCGACGGGGGCGCCGGCGGCAAGGGCGCCGACGGCGTGTTCACCAGCGACGGCAACGGCAGGGACGGCGGCAACGGCGGCGACGGTGGGCTGGTCGGCAACGGCGGCCAAGGCGGCAACGGCGGGACGGGAGCGGTCGGCGGCGTCGGCGCCAATGGGGAGTTCGGTTCACCCGACGGCGCTATGGGACACAACGGCGGTGACGGCGGCAACGGTGGCCGCGGCGGCAGGGCCGGCGCGTTGCATGGTGACGGTGGCCAGGGCGGGGCCGGTGGTGGCGGCGGCGACGGCGGCAAGGGCGGTGACGGCCTTCAAGGCACCGACGGAATCCAAACGCCACTCCTTGCCAACGGCAAGGCCGGCGGCCAAGGCGGCGCCGGCGGCCAAGGCGGGCACGGCGGTAACGGAGGGTCAGGAGGCGCCGCGTTGGCGGGCCAGGACGGTGCGGGCGGCGCCGGCGGCGACGGCGGCAACAGCGGCGCTGGCGGCAACGGCGGCGGCGGCGGCAAGGGCGCCGACGGCGATCAGACTTTCGGTTCCACCCCCGTCGGTAACGGCGGGAATGGCGGCAACGGTGGCGCCGCCGGTGCGGCCGGGGTGCACGGCGACGGCGGTACCGGTTCCAGCACGGGCACCGACGGCGCGGACGGCATCCGAGGTGACGGGGGCGCCGGTGGGGCCGGCGGAAATGGCGGCACCGGCGGAGCCGGCAGCACGGTGGAGTCACGGATCGGTGGCGACGGCGGAGCCGGCGGGAACGGCGGGGAGGGGGTTAACGGCGGGAACGGCGGTGGCGGTGGCAAGGGCGGCAACGGTCACACCGTGCTCCCGGGAAGCTTCAGCCAAGGCGGTTTCGGCGGCACCGGCGGCAACGGCGGCAACGGTGGTGCCGGCGTTGGTGACAGCGCAGGCAACGGGGCGGGCGGCACCGGCGGTAAGGCCGGTAGCGGTGGCAACGGTGGCGGCGGCAACGTTGGGGGCAACGGTGGCGACAGCGGCACGGGCGGGGCCGGCGGCGGCGGCGTTTCTAACCACGTTGCCGGGGGCGGCGGCACTGGCAGCGGGATCCGATTCGGCGACGTCAGCTCGGGTCAGCTCGGCGGGACCGGCGGCATCGGCGGTGACGGTGGCACCGGCGGGGGGACACGTCATACCTGA
- the ruvC gene encoding crossover junction endodeoxyribonuclease RuvC, producing MRVMGVDPGLTRCGLSLVENGRGRQLTALDVDVVRTPSGHAVSERLLAISDAVEHWLDTHHPDVLAIERVFSQVNVTTVMGTAQAGGVIALAAAKRGIDVHFHTPTEVKAAVTGNGAADKAQVTAMVTRILALQSKPTPADAADALALAICHCWRAPMIARMAKAEALAERQRRNYAAKLKAAR from the coding sequence GTGCGGGTGATGGGTGTCGACCCCGGGTTGACGCGGTGCGGGCTGTCGTTGGTCGAAAATGGGCGTGGTCGCCAACTGACCGCGCTGGACGTCGACGTGGTGCGCACGCCCTCGGGTCACGCCGTGTCGGAGCGATTGCTGGCCATCAGCGATGCCGTCGAGCACTGGCTGGACACGCATCACCCGGATGTGCTGGCCATCGAGCGGGTGTTCTCCCAGGTGAATGTGACCACGGTGATGGGTACTGCGCAGGCCGGCGGCGTGATTGCGCTGGCCGCGGCCAAACGCGGTATCGACGTGCACTTCCATACCCCCACCGAGGTCAAAGCGGCGGTCACCGGCAATGGTGCCGCCGACAAGGCGCAAGTCACCGCGATGGTTACCAGAATCCTTGCGCTGCAAAGCAAACCGACACCCGCCGACGCTGCCGACGCGCTGGCCCTGGCGATCTGCCACTGTTGGCGGGCGCCGATGATCGCCCGGATGGCCAAGGCTGAGGCCTTGGCCGAGCGGCAGCGGCGCAACTACGCGGCGAAGTTGAAGGCCGCACGATGA
- the ruvA gene encoding Holliday junction branch migration protein RuvA, which translates to MIASVSGEVLAVALDHVVIEAAGVGYRVNATPATLATLRQGTQARLVTAMIVREDSMTLYGFHDGETRDLFSTLLSVSGVGPRLAMATLAVHDAPALRQALADGDVAALTRVPGIGKRSAERMVLELRDKVGPAGESATAGAPAVNGRAVRSPVVEALVGLGFAAKQAEEATDKVLAADQDATTSSALRAALSLLGKAR; encoded by the coding sequence ATGATCGCCTCGGTAAGCGGTGAGGTGCTCGCGGTCGCGCTTGATCACGTGGTGATCGAGGCCGCCGGCGTCGGCTACCGGGTGAACGCGACCCCGGCGACGCTGGCGACGTTGCGGCAGGGCACCCAGGCCCGGCTGGTGACCGCGATGATCGTGCGTGAGGATTCGATGACGCTGTACGGGTTTCATGATGGCGAAACCCGCGACCTATTTTCGACGTTGTTGTCGGTGTCGGGCGTCGGTCCCCGGCTGGCGATGGCAACGCTGGCCGTACACGACGCGCCGGCACTGCGGCAGGCGCTGGCCGACGGCGACGTCGCCGCGCTGACTCGGGTGCCCGGCATCGGCAAGCGCAGCGCCGAGCGGATGGTGCTGGAACTGCGCGACAAGGTGGGGCCGGCCGGCGAGTCCGCGACGGCGGGGGCCCCTGCCGTCAACGGCCGTGCGGTGCGCAGCCCCGTGGTCGAGGCGCTCGTCGGCCTCGGTTTTGCCGCGAAGCAGGCGGAGGAGGCAACCGACAAGGTATTGGCCGCAGACCAGGACGCGACTACGTCCAGCGCGCTGCGGGCCGCGCTATCGCTGCTGGGAAAGGCCCGCTGA
- the ruvB gene encoding Holliday junction branch migration DNA helicase RuvB — MDSDDPADRDVSPALTVGEGDIDVSLRPRSLREFIGQPRVREQLQLVIEGAKNRGGTPDHILLSGPPGLGKTSLAMIIAAELGSSLRVTSGPALERAGDLAAMLSNLVEHDVLFIDEIHRIARPAEEMLYLAMEDFRVDVVVGKGPGATSIPLEVAPFTLVGATTRSGALTGPLRDRFGFTAHMDFYEPTELERVLARSAGILGIELGAEAGAEIARRSRGTPRIANRLLRRVRDFAEVRADGVITRDVAKSALEVYDVDELGLDRLDRAVLSALTRSFGGGPVGVSTLAVAVGEEAATVEEVCEPFLVRAGMVARTPRGRVATALAWTHLGMTAPAGAGGLSQPGLFE, encoded by the coding sequence ATGGATTCGGACGATCCTGCGGACCGTGACGTCTCGCCGGCGCTGACCGTCGGCGAGGGTGACATCGACGTCAGCCTGCGGCCCCGCTCGTTGCGCGAGTTCATCGGCCAGCCCCGGGTACGCGAACAGCTGCAGCTGGTCATCGAGGGAGCCAAAAATCGCGGCGGCACGCCGGATCACATTCTGCTGTCCGGCCCGCCCGGCCTCGGTAAGACGTCGCTGGCCATGATCATCGCCGCCGAACTGGGGTCGTCGCTGCGGGTGACGTCGGGTCCGGCCCTGGAACGCGCGGGTGATCTGGCCGCCATGCTGTCGAACCTGGTTGAGCATGACGTGCTGTTCATCGACGAGATCCATCGCATCGCCCGGCCCGCCGAGGAAATGCTTTATCTGGCGATGGAGGATTTCCGCGTCGACGTGGTCGTCGGCAAGGGCCCGGGGGCCACCTCGATCCCGCTGGAAGTGGCGCCCTTCACCCTGGTCGGCGCGACCACTCGATCCGGTGCGCTGACCGGCCCGCTGCGTGACCGGTTCGGTTTCACCGCGCACATGGATTTCTACGAGCCCACCGAGCTAGAGCGGGTGTTGGCCCGCTCGGCCGGGATTTTGGGCATCGAGCTGGGCGCCGAGGCGGGCGCGGAGATCGCGCGCCGCTCGCGGGGGACACCGCGGATCGCCAACCGGTTGCTGCGCCGGGTCCGGGACTTTGCCGAAGTACGTGCCGACGGCGTTATCACGCGCGACGTCGCGAAATCCGCGCTAGAGGTCTATGACGTCGACGAGCTGGGCCTGGATCGGCTGGACCGCGCGGTGTTGTCGGCGCTGACCCGCAGCTTCGGCGGTGGTCCGGTCGGGGTTTCGACGCTGGCGGTGGCGGTGGGGGAGGAAGCGGCCACGGTGGAGGAAGTGTGCGAGCCGTTCCTGGTACGCGCCGGTATGGTGGCCCGGACCCCGCGCGGCCGGGTGGCGACCGCGCTGGCCTGGACTCACCTAGGGATGACTGCGCCGGCCGGGGCCGGCGGGCTCAGTCAGCCAGGGCTCTTCGAATAG